The Hordeum vulgare subsp. vulgare chromosome 7H, MorexV3_pseudomolecules_assembly, whole genome shotgun sequence DNA window GCAGCTCACATTGGCCATCATGAGCAAATCAGAGTGGATCATCTTTACACAGTGTTTTATTTGCTATACCTTGGTACACAACGGCAGCATTCCAGCAACATGCTTTATCTATATGGACAGGAAAAGAATTCTACAACACAAATGTAGTTAGAAAAGATCAGCTAGTGTCACCACACGAGCATTCTTCACCGGGCAAGTGAAGATTGGGAGAAATCAAATTGCTTAGTCAGACTTGCTCTGCGCTGCCAGGCCGAGATTAACAGGGCGCGCCTCCAACCCTCCTCCCTTGCGTTCCTCCAGAGTGTACGGCATGTAGGTCCCGAGGATCTTGTCCCACATGACGAAGAACGGCTGCGAGAAGTTGTACTTGTTGCCATACAGCTGGTGGTGGATGTCATGGTAGGCGCTGTTGTTGCTGAACAGCATGTGGAGGATGTTCCCAGGAAGCCACAGGCCACAGTGGTCGTCGACGGTCTTGATGGTTGCAAACGAGAAGAAGAATATCGCTGTCCTAGGAGTCATTCCGGCGACAAGGAACGAGAGGGCACCGCCGATCGTGTCCAGAATGAGGCCCTCGAGGGGATGGTTGTAAAGAGCGCCAAACGCGTATGGAACCACAAGAGTGTGGTGCTTCGAGTGGATATGCTTGTACAAGAACTTGTTGATGTGCATGTATCTGTGCATGAAGTACTGCCATGTGTCCATAACAAACATTGCGATGATAAATTGCAGTGCGATCACCAGGGCAGGAGGTTGCTTTCTCACGgtaccattgtcatcaccaatgatCTGCATTTTATCACATTTTCAGAACTTATGTACAGTACCCACATATGAAATTTCATCAGGTAATTCCAAAATCAGTGTTAAAAGACAAGCTTGCCTCAAAGAGAGAAAAATAACTTCCACTGATAATGGAGATCAATCTGTACAATTTTAGACTCAATTTCCTTTTCGAAAGCACGAACAGTAGTTCTGGAGTTCACTAAATGAAGAACTAAAAGGTTTGAAACAAGCCAGGCCTAGATGCATATTTCACTAATCCATGTACAGAACAAACAACAAAGTGAACAGAAAATAAATCTAAACCTTAGTTTTAAATCGATAACATACAGTGCTTTGGTTTCATGTCTTTCAAGATCTATTCCAAACAATAAAATCACTGGAAGCAACTTTCCTGCCTTCAAAGAAATTTCCCAATGTGAATACGACCATCGTGACTCTTGAGTCTTGACACGTGAGTTTACCAGTCAATATATGTTTCAATAGACAAAAACAGCACTACATGCTTATGGTCCATAATTAATCTAGGACTTTTAGTGTCCATATCAACACTTGACGTGTTTGCTACGGAGCTATGTTTCATACTAAAACTGCAACCACCAAGCTATTCCATAGAAGGGTCTAAACTTGCTTATTATTTTCAACAGAAAGGTTGAACTTGCTGGTTTAACCATCATTCAGAAACTGTCAAAGACTTGCTCAAAGCCTATGTTTACCATGTCAGGTCTGATTTAATTGAATTTCAACCCAACTAGATCATTAATCCTTCTGACCACCTCTATATGGACATCCTATAGTAAGCTAAACTAGCACAACAAATCAGTCTACCATGGCTTCAGCGACATCGACAAGCTTTCCATGGTGAGATGATAATGTCAAGAGGATTATTACCGTGAACAGGAGAAGTGAGACAGCAATCTGAAACCCCTGCTGCACAAGGACGCCCTTAACGACCGTCCACTTGGAGACGACGTTCTTCACCGCCTCCTCCCCTTTGGGGTGGAGCCGGTAGTCATCGATCTCCATCCTGTCCAGCACGATGTACAGCCCCGAATAGAGCCAGTACACCGCAATCGGCACGAATGTGCCCAGCAGCTCGTCGGAGACCGCAAACGCCATCCCAGTGTGCTCCCCCAGCTCTCCAAATCTTTGCCGCCGTAGCCCGTCCACTGTTTGAATCCTTCCGCTGCAAGCACCCGGACAGTTAAAACTAGTACCAAATCGGGGAACAGAGAAGAAAGCACCCAAATCTTGAGCCCAAACGCAGCAAAAATCCTAACAGAGGGGCACCAgcaccagcgccgccgccgccaagaaCCGCAAATGCGCAGTCCCGGATGCGGTTCCGCGAAGCTGGAGCCCAAAGAAAGCGTTTTTGTCTGAGGAATCTGACAAACCAGGTCGGATCTTACCAGGCCGGAGGTAGAAAGCTCCAGCAGCTCGCCGCCAAACCCGCAGCGGGCGAAAGAGGGGGAGGACTTCCTCGTGCTGCCCCTGCTCGGAGGACGGTCGGAGACGCTGCAGACGGCAGCTTATTAAAGGGCTGGTTTAAAGCGAGGACGGCAATGCGCTGGGTCCGCGAAGGCCGGCGAGACCGGCGGCTGGCTTAGCGGCGACCGCGAGGAGGAGACCGCgtgggagaggagaggagaagataaTCTGCGGCCGCCCACCCTCCTATCGGTTCCTGTTTTGACTGATCTGAAATGCCATGGGCGGCCAGGGGGCTTCTGACCAGCTGACTGACGGAGGCGGCAGctgagctgggcaactttttaaCCCTAACGCCGGAGAAAATAATAGCGGCCGGCACGCGCACGGGATTCTCTGCGGCGGGGCCGCGTGGACGGAAGATCGTAGCAGCGAGATCGTGCGTCTTGCTTGCTTGGTGGGGCAGAGGATCCGTGGTGGGGAGACTGTGAAATCCGCCGTCTCTTCTGAAGTTTTCAGGGTTTCCTTTTCGAAAGGGTTCCGAATCTATTAGAATAAAgttcaccacaaatacaaaaccttcTTATAAACATACTATAATAAAATTCAGATCGAGGTCTTAGACCACCAAACGACCAGTATTTTACAACAGAAATTCACAATTTTGATGAAAGACTTTGTACAATGTCTAAAAATCAAACCATAACTTTTGTTCATATTATGATTTCTTAAATTGTATCGGACCTATTGTAATCACTCAGACTTGATTTATATTGGCAAATCTGGAGTAACCAGATTTGTACGTCTTGACTAGTATGGACAAGAATgtagttcagttgtttgactctTTTTTTGGGGTCAAATAACTCAGTTGTTTGacggaaacaaaaacaacaaatgaaAGAAATGAGAGGTCCGTACACAAATTATACTTCCTTCATTTGGGTATCTATAAGACTAGATGGCTATTTTGTCGTAACCAAGGGACGAGCACGCGATCTGAGGGGAGTTTTGAAAAAGGACACCCTCAAATCCTTACATATCCTTTACTCACAATTACTCGCTCACAtaccccaccccctccctctcaCATGCATGGAAACTAATAAATCGATCAGTGGGACTCGTATTTTCTTTGTCTGCCTTCCTTGCATGGATGACAACCGTACAACCCTTAAACATGTGATCCCTCCTCATGATGTGGCACTTAAGCTCTCACGGATCACCAATTTTTTGACTTGAAATTGGATCCATGGCATCATTACATAAAATTTCATCCATGGCGTCGAGATTGCAAAATTTCCAACTCTTTATAAGTATCTCTCTTAGTGTGTTTCATAATTTTCGCATTGGTCTACTTCCGATTCCATCGGCAATGCCTTTTTTATCTAAATCAGCCATCGTATTGTCAATGAGACAACACACTTGACGTGCACATTGGTGGTGTCCGACGCGATATTGCCAATGAGCCGAAGGGGGGTGACCCTAGAGTAGATGCGGTCTAGGACTTGGGCGAGGCCGACTAGGTCTAGCTAGTTGACGGAACTAAATCTAGCGGATATCAGGAGGGGGCCGAGCTGGTGATCTTAGCTTGATGGTAACCAGGACAAACAAGAGACATGATGTATACCCAAGTTTGGGCCCTCTGGAAGagctaaaaccctacgtcatgtttTGTTGTATTGATTGTGTTGGAGTAGAAAGTACATGATGATAAACCTCAAGATCGTATGTATGATTCTAACTTAACTAACCTTACGGACTAAATCCCACGACTTATATAGGGACTAGGGGTACCTACGGTTTACAAGATGGTCGATTACATCTAGAGATAAATTTATAAAGGATTTGGACATGTCTTGAAGTGTGCGCCAAGTATCCAGACGATTCCATCTTGAGTACGTCGAGGACCATGATAAACATGGCCCATTCTTTGGTTATGTGGGGTCCTTGTCCGGCCCATGACTAGCAAGACGACGTGGCTAACAGCCTCTAGTATAGTACACCGGTAGTAGCCCTTGAACTGATCTTCAAGCCAAGGATATTGACGAACTCCTCAGAGTGGCTGCAACTTGGCTCTTCCGCTTCATAGGTGAGTTTAGTAAATGTTGATACTTGTCTGGCGATTTTGTGTCCGGGTACATCCGAGGCCCCAAAGTTTGTGCAAGTTGGTTACCCAGTCTCTTCGGCGTTTATCTTTATTGTAACCACTTTGAGTCCAAGAAGTTGTATACTTCGGACATCCAAGGATATTCTACCAACAGTACTCTTCAATGTGTTTTTGTATTCGTGGAATCCGAAGACCCCACCTCAACATTGGTAGCTTAACAACAAAGTCTTTGATGGATTGGCACAATAAGGTGACAGGGTCGTGCTTTGACAACTTTGACCGAAAATTGAACTGCCACCATACACTTTAGAATCGAACGGTTTCGTTAGTGGTCACTACACCGTAATCTATCATGACACGAGTCCGTTACCATTGACACGTCCAGTAATTAAAGGGATCGTGCTCTGGATTTTTAGTGGCATCATCAACAAAAACCCCTTGATTCTTTCGCGCATATAATGCACATCATGTTAGGGAACAACAAAATTACCATGCGGCATCGAGCATCATGGTATTTTTTACTCGCCTATAAAGTAAGGATGATGAATCTAGTTCATTTATATGCCTTCCTCATTGCTTCTTGGGCCCAAGCCTCTGAACTCCAACGTGCGGAGAACATAGCGCAAACCCCACCTTcatcctcttccatctccttatCTTCCTCAACAATGCCCATAAAAGGAAAACTACTGCCAccgtgatgtctactatgcaactttattcttgtagactctgttgggcttccaagcgcagagttttgtaggacaacaacagatttccctcaagtggatgacctaaggtttatcaatccgtgggaggtgtaggatgaatatgcactagtagaaaacatggctttggtccacttgaagaaatcccattagtcctggttcacccACGAACCAGGACCTATGGTGTCATTGGTCcccgttcgtgaggccagggcgtcaggcgggcatcatgggccattggtcccggttcgtgtcaaccctttggtcccggttccaggcacgaaccgggaccaaaaggcagggaccgttcgtatccccctttagtcccggttggtggatcaaaccgggaccaggtggaccgttcgtatccagctttagtcccggttagtagaACAAACCGAGACGAAGTGGTGGTAgcaaccgttcgtatcaccctttagtcccggttggtggctcaacacgggactaaaggcccaaatggTTTGCCTCCCGCTTCGCAaaagcacaaccgaagcagagtttGTCGCCATTtctctattcttctcctctcttcttcccctctattcttctcttctcttcttccaccatgccaactcgcttcggagaggtgctcgcacatggcaagaccaagctcgatgtcgtgtacacgaacgagagtagggaggtgccgcattttcttagacagttgaagggaCGGTGGCTTGACGCCgcggtggatcatgagaagttcttggggcttgatctggagtacacagccgatcaacgaggtgttgccgtatccaactatgtttgaaacaccatgtcttgatcttccaatgggcgaggtatcttttgaggctttctttgatccaaggttatgaaaatttcatatatatatatatagtgatttctttaggttccattggatagcaatatgcagtttctatatatgttccattggatagttaattgagggtttcttgatcaattcataggatatgaaaattgcataggatcgatagcaatatgttccattttggaATCATAGAAagctcaatttctctttagttgtagtgaaacaattttatgtggcgttctttgatccaaggttatgaaaattgcatatagctagtgatctctctaggttccattggatagcaatatgatatgtcatagttatgaaaattgcatatagctagtgatctctctaggttccattggatagctatagtgatctctctaggttccattggatagcaatatgcaatatggttagcttgttgcatatttgcaaaaccgtgggagaatatatatatatatatatatcatagttaatttacggtttcttgatcaattcataggatatgaaaattgcataggatagcaatatgttccatttgaatcctaaagataattttctctttagttgtagtgaaac harbors:
- the LOC123410636 gene encoding sphinganine C4-monooxygenase 1-like, producing the protein MAFAVSDELLGTFVPIAVYWLYSGLYIVLDRMEIDDYRLHPKGEEAVKNVVSKWTVVKGVLVQQGFQIAVSLLLFTIIGDDNGTVRKQPPALVIALQFIIAMFVMDTWQYFMHRYMHINKFLYKHIHSKHHTLVVPYAFGALYNHPLEGLILDTIGGALSFLVAGMTPRTAIFFFSFATIKTVDDHCGLWLPGNILHMLFSNNSAYHDIHHQLYGNKYNFSQPFFVMWDKILGTYMPYTLEERKGGGLEARPVNLGLAAQSKSD